From a region of the Corallococcus coralloides DSM 2259 genome:
- a CDS encoding phage tail sheath family protein, with amino-acid sequence MATYLHPGVYLEEIPSGAKPIEGVATSLAAFVGAATRGPLGTPVLVHSLEEYERTFGAISSEQDVMGFAVLAYYQNGGKDAYIARVADPTGAVAATATLNNADVSPDPVLKLSATSPGDWGNGLHHRVVRSASTAAPTFTLEVGHMELVDGLQRFKADLSFPNLSMNERSPSYALSVVNGDSSPVRLEFANASVKDLADSGKLTGAALHATAVPANYFTTFGLPEELSFSINLDALGTRNFTVLKTPLALGGTDADADAAKVAAAIQLAVRGISGTDAPFKDFTCTYETATRQFVLSSPKSSYASVEVYDTGSGPTLAKVMRLDPASNPTAAHGAVMLTPASVEASSTAKLAGGAANAPRPEDFQAVFGGALRKIRDITTVVLPGNALPSTGAGNGAVAAALAHCEEMRNRVLIVDPEPGFELTSASRVDQLKLPTSTYAVAYYPWVKVANPFYKAEAPGTKSPTVKVAPSAFAAGMWSRVDARRGVWKAPAGVETGLTGVAGLEFGVDDGVQDQLNPLGVNALRALPNFGSVIWGARTLATKADPEWRYVSVRRTAILIEQSVYNGIQWAVFEPNDHRLHAALRTNIGSFMDGLFRAGAFQGEKASDAYFVRCGLGDTMTQGDIDRGQVIVVVGFAPLKAAEFVIVRIQQKLQQ; translated from the coding sequence ATGGCGACCTATCTGCATCCAGGTGTCTACCTGGAGGAGATTCCGAGCGGTGCAAAGCCTATCGAAGGAGTCGCCACGTCGCTGGCTGCCTTCGTGGGCGCGGCGACGCGGGGGCCTCTGGGCACTCCGGTGCTGGTGCACAGTCTGGAGGAGTACGAGCGCACCTTCGGGGCCATCAGCAGTGAGCAGGATGTGATGGGTTTCGCGGTGCTGGCCTACTACCAGAACGGCGGCAAGGACGCGTATATCGCCCGCGTGGCGGACCCCACGGGGGCCGTGGCGGCCACCGCGACGCTGAACAACGCGGATGTGTCGCCGGACCCGGTGCTCAAGTTGAGCGCCACCAGCCCCGGAGACTGGGGCAACGGCCTCCACCATCGCGTGGTGCGCTCGGCCTCCACGGCGGCGCCGACCTTCACGCTCGAAGTGGGCCACATGGAGCTGGTGGACGGGCTGCAACGCTTCAAGGCGGACCTGTCCTTCCCGAACCTGTCCATGAACGAGCGCTCACCGAGCTACGCGCTGTCGGTGGTCAACGGCGACTCCTCGCCGGTGCGGCTCGAGTTCGCCAACGCCTCCGTGAAGGACCTGGCCGACTCCGGCAAGCTGACGGGCGCGGCCCTCCACGCGACGGCGGTTCCCGCCAACTACTTCACCACCTTCGGCCTCCCGGAGGAGCTGTCGTTCAGCATCAACCTGGACGCGCTGGGCACGCGCAACTTCACTGTCCTGAAGACGCCCCTGGCGCTCGGGGGGACGGACGCGGACGCGGACGCGGCGAAGGTGGCCGCCGCCATCCAGCTGGCGGTGCGGGGCATCTCCGGCACGGACGCGCCCTTCAAGGACTTCACCTGCACCTACGAAACGGCCACGCGCCAGTTCGTGCTCTCGTCGCCGAAGTCGTCGTACGCCTCCGTGGAGGTCTACGACACGGGCTCGGGCCCCACGCTCGCCAAGGTGATGAGGCTGGACCCGGCCTCCAACCCCACCGCGGCACACGGCGCCGTGATGCTGACGCCCGCGTCGGTGGAGGCCAGCTCGACGGCGAAGCTCGCGGGCGGGGCGGCCAACGCGCCCCGCCCGGAGGACTTCCAGGCCGTCTTCGGTGGCGCGCTGAGGAAGATCCGCGACATCACCACGGTGGTGCTGCCGGGCAACGCGCTGCCGAGCACCGGCGCGGGCAACGGCGCCGTCGCCGCGGCGCTCGCGCACTGCGAGGAGATGCGCAACCGGGTGCTCATCGTCGACCCGGAGCCTGGCTTCGAGCTGACGTCGGCCTCGCGCGTGGACCAGCTCAAGCTGCCGACGTCCACCTATGCCGTCGCCTACTACCCCTGGGTGAAGGTGGCCAACCCCTTCTACAAGGCGGAGGCGCCGGGCACGAAGAGCCCCACTGTGAAGGTGGCGCCGTCGGCGTTCGCGGCGGGCATGTGGTCGCGCGTCGACGCGCGCCGGGGCGTGTGGAAGGCGCCCGCGGGCGTGGAGACGGGGCTGACGGGCGTGGCGGGCCTGGAGTTCGGTGTGGATGACGGCGTGCAGGACCAGCTCAACCCGCTGGGCGTCAACGCGCTGCGCGCGCTGCCGAACTTCGGCTCGGTCATCTGGGGGGCGCGCACGCTGGCCACCAAGGCGGACCCGGAGTGGCGCTACGTGTCCGTGCGCCGCACGGCCATCCTCATCGAGCAGAGCGTCTACAACGGCATCCAGTGGGCGGTGTTCGAGCCCAATGACCACCGGTTGCACGCGGCGCTGCGCACCAACATCGGCTCGTTCATGGACGGCCTGTTCCGGGCCGGTGCCTTCCAGGGAGAGAAGGCCTCCGACGCGTACTTCGTCCGCTGCGGTCTGGGCGACACCATGACCCAGGGGGACATCGACCGGGGGCAGGTCATCGTCGTCGTCGGGTTCGCGCCGCTCAAGGCCGCTGAGTTCGTCATCGTCCGCATCCAGCAGAAGCTCCAGCAGTAG
- a CDS encoding ATP-binding protein has translation MSTDPLRAEVERVELLGQCLSRLRQGASLEDAVLERLREAQARVRGAREDGSAWRRLRASQLAPVEYDVLACAVAPEMEPRVGWLFQQLQPGAAQPVYPTAALIQELLALQPADGARLSSVLSEDAPLRRLGLLERDEGGPYSPIRPSRGLTPRLLGAPEPPLSLPGALRVPGTARWEELVLPEAKLALLREFLLWLQHRETVVEQWGGRAMGGPVALFSGPSGTGKTFAASVLATTMGWELHRVDLGALVSKYIGETEKNVSKLFDSAHGRDVILLFDEADSLFGRRGEVREARDRYANQEVSHLLARIEQHTGPCILTTNLKGNLDPAFARRFQVVVEFPRPDARAQARLWRGLLPPRAPLSPEVDPEVLGSAVSLSGGGIRNAALHAAYLAAGAGTPIGMREIALAVWRELGKEGRDVSASELGPLRKHLPKELGPC, from the coding sequence ATGAGCACGGACCCACTGCGGGCGGAGGTGGAGCGGGTGGAGTTGCTGGGGCAGTGCCTGTCGCGGCTGCGGCAGGGGGCGTCGTTGGAGGACGCGGTGCTGGAGCGGCTGCGCGAGGCCCAGGCGCGGGTGCGGGGGGCCCGGGAGGATGGCTCGGCGTGGCGCCGGCTCCGCGCGAGCCAGCTCGCTCCCGTCGAGTACGACGTGCTGGCCTGCGCGGTGGCGCCCGAGATGGAGCCTCGCGTCGGCTGGCTCTTCCAGCAGCTCCAGCCCGGCGCGGCGCAGCCGGTGTATCCCACGGCGGCGCTCATCCAGGAGCTGCTCGCATTGCAGCCCGCGGACGGCGCGAGGTTGTCGTCGGTGTTGTCCGAGGACGCGCCCCTGCGGCGCCTGGGGTTGCTGGAGCGCGACGAGGGAGGCCCCTACTCGCCCATCCGGCCGAGCCGGGGGCTCACGCCGCGCCTGCTCGGAGCCCCGGAGCCGCCCCTGTCGCTCCCGGGCGCGTTGCGGGTGCCGGGCACGGCGCGCTGGGAGGAGCTGGTGCTTCCGGAGGCGAAGCTGGCGCTCCTGCGGGAGTTCCTGTTGTGGCTCCAGCATCGCGAGACGGTGGTGGAGCAATGGGGAGGCCGCGCGATGGGCGGCCCCGTGGCGCTGTTCTCCGGCCCGTCCGGGACGGGGAAGACGTTCGCCGCCTCGGTGCTCGCCACGACGATGGGCTGGGAGCTGCACCGCGTGGACCTGGGCGCGCTCGTCAGCAAGTACATCGGCGAGACGGAGAAGAACGTCAGCAAGCTCTTCGACTCGGCCCACGGGCGCGACGTCATCCTCCTCTTCGACGAGGCGGACAGCCTCTTCGGCCGCCGTGGCGAGGTGCGCGAGGCCCGCGACCGGTACGCCAACCAGGAGGTGAGCCACCTGCTGGCGCGAATCGAGCAACACACGGGGCCGTGCATCCTCACCACCAACCTCAAGGGCAACCTGGACCCGGCGTTCGCCCGCCGCTTCCAGGTGGTGGTGGAGTTCCCCCGGCCGGACGCCCGCGCGCAGGCGAGGTTGTGGCGGGGGCTCTTGCCGCCGCGCGCGCCGCTGTCGCCGGAGGTGGACCCGGAGGTGCTGGGCTCGGCGGTGAGCCTGTCCGGTGGCGGCATCCGCAACGCCGCGCTGCACGCGGCCTATCTCGCCGCGGGCGCGGGGACCCCCATTGGCATGCGGGAGATCGCGCTCGCGGTGTGGCGAGAGCTGGGCAAGGAGGGGCGCGACGTGTCCGCCTCGGAGCTGGGGCCCTTGCGCAAGCACCTGCCAAAGGAGCTCGGGCCATGCTGA
- a CDS encoding DUF4255 domain-containing protein, which produces MALPESSVSVACRSLADFVRESFRLQGQTVRVPIGTPAAAAPATGDTDHRVNLFFHRFEPPPMGADVLPGQPWFLRVHCLVTAFAAAEDTVSAGENDLRLLGEVIRFFHEKPVMDALDASGEGVRLQLIFQPLSLDDINRLWSTQKDVVYRPSVAYEVALVPVVPRTRTREAPRVVSVGAHVQSGTQRGPVPAVPAWTPPLARLRVDPRLEDWAPQVGFVRAGTCTQSLVFEVGSPELAGFTPEVVVAGAAGASVHFRWDVWDQALGWRTVDTAVDMTPAVLEVDPEQPPAASRVPVPLPFSDHAGQAVLYAVRRYRRAADGPEGVELEARGNPVFVTLHGGGA; this is translated from the coding sequence ATGGCCCTGCCTGAATCCTCGGTCTCCGTGGCCTGCCGCTCGCTGGCGGACTTCGTTCGCGAGAGCTTCCGCCTGCAGGGGCAGACGGTCCGCGTGCCCATTGGCACGCCCGCCGCCGCCGCGCCCGCCACGGGGGACACGGACCACCGGGTCAACCTGTTCTTCCACCGCTTCGAGCCACCGCCCATGGGCGCGGACGTGTTGCCCGGTCAGCCCTGGTTCCTGCGCGTGCACTGCCTGGTGACGGCGTTCGCCGCCGCCGAGGACACGGTGAGCGCGGGGGAGAACGACCTGCGCCTGCTGGGCGAGGTCATCCGCTTCTTCCACGAGAAGCCCGTCATGGACGCGCTGGACGCCTCCGGCGAGGGGGTCCGCCTGCAGCTCATCTTCCAGCCGCTGAGCCTGGATGACATCAACCGCCTCTGGTCCACGCAGAAGGACGTCGTCTACCGGCCGTCCGTGGCCTACGAGGTGGCGCTCGTGCCGGTGGTGCCGCGCACGCGCACGCGCGAGGCGCCTCGCGTGGTGTCCGTGGGGGCACACGTGCAGTCTGGGACACAGCGCGGGCCGGTGCCGGCGGTGCCAGCCTGGACGCCGCCCCTGGCGCGGCTGAGGGTGGATCCCCGGTTGGAGGACTGGGCGCCGCAGGTCGGCTTCGTGCGCGCGGGGACCTGCACGCAGAGCCTCGTGTTCGAGGTGGGCAGCCCGGAGCTGGCGGGCTTCACGCCAGAGGTCGTGGTGGCCGGAGCGGCCGGGGCGAGCGTGCACTTCCGGTGGGACGTCTGGGACCAGGCCCTGGGGTGGCGCACGGTGGACACGGCGGTCGACATGACGCCGGCCGTGCTGGAGGTGGACCCGGAGCAGCCGCCCGCCGCGTCGCGTGTGCCGGTGCCGCTGCCCTTCTCGGACCATGCGGGACAGGCCGTGCTCTATGCCGTGCGCCGCTACCGGCGCGCCGCGGACGGACCGGAGGGCGTGGAGCTGGAGGCGCGGGGCAACCCCGTCTTCGTCACCTTGCATGGAGGTGGCGCATGA
- a CDS encoding phage tail protein → MAAPMFTVNTHRHDPYRTFKFQLLIDGRPVAGLKKMGALKKKTEAIKWRTAGDPSHERILPGGTSYDPITLEQGLTHDPVFEAWAALVNNVEGDAAMSLKNFRKDLVLNVLNLQGQVAISYKILRAWVSEYQALPDLDSQAMNTVGIQTLTLQHEGWQRDTSVAEPAET, encoded by the coding sequence ATGGCCGCACCAATGTTCACGGTGAACACGCACCGGCACGACCCGTACCGGACCTTCAAGTTCCAACTGCTCATCGACGGCCGTCCGGTGGCCGGGCTCAAGAAGATGGGCGCCCTGAAGAAGAAGACGGAGGCCATCAAGTGGCGCACGGCGGGAGACCCGTCGCACGAGCGCATCCTGCCGGGAGGCACCAGCTACGACCCCATCACCCTGGAGCAGGGGCTGACGCATGACCCCGTGTTCGAGGCCTGGGCCGCCCTGGTGAACAACGTCGAGGGTGACGCGGCGATGTCCTTGAAGAACTTCCGCAAGGACCTCGTGCTCAACGTCCTCAACCTGCAGGGGCAGGTGGCCATCTCCTACAAGATCCTCCGGGCCTGGGTGTCGGAGTACCAGGCGCTGCCGGACCTGGACTCGCAGGCGATGAACACGGTGGGCATCCAGACGCTCACGCTCCAGCACGAGGGCTGGCAGCGTGACACGAGCGTGGCCGAGCCCGCGGAGACCTGA